One segment of Stomatobaculum sp. F0698 DNA contains the following:
- the ffh gene encoding signal recognition particle protein, whose protein sequence is MAFESLTEKLQRVFRDLRGKGKLSEEDTKAALKEVRMALLEADVNFKVVKQFVKSIEDRAVGTEVLESLTPGQQVVKIVNEELIKLMGSETTEIKLSQDRDITVILMAGLQGAGKTTTAAKLAGKLKAKGHRPLLAACDVYRPAAIEQLRVNGEKVGIPVFSMGSGADPVNIARAAFEKARQDHNDILIVDTAGRLQIDEQMMEELLRIKEELRADWTLLTVDAMTGQEAVNVAKTFEEKIGVDGVIVTKLDGDTRGGAALSIKAVTGKPILYVGMGEKLSDLEQFYPDRMASRILGMGDILSLIEKAQAEVDEAEARRMSEKLKKAEFDFNDFLDQMKQVKKLGGIAGIMAMMPTAGAGMPEIDESHMGRVEAMILSMSKEERANPSLLNPSRKNRIAKGAGVDITEVNRMVKQFEQMRKMMKQLPGMMKSKNRGGRGGLGGLFGKLGF, encoded by the coding sequence ATGGCGTTTGAAAGTCTGACAGAAAAATTACAGCGCGTCTTTCGTGATCTGCGCGGCAAGGGAAAACTCAGCGAAGAAGATACCAAGGCAGCGCTCAAGGAAGTGCGCATGGCACTTCTCGAAGCCGATGTCAACTTCAAGGTAGTCAAGCAGTTTGTAAAAAGCATTGAAGACAGAGCGGTCGGGACAGAAGTGCTGGAGTCCCTGACACCCGGCCAGCAGGTCGTGAAAATTGTCAACGAAGAGCTCATTAAGCTCATGGGCTCCGAGACCACGGAGATTAAACTCTCACAGGACAGGGATATCACCGTCATTCTGATGGCGGGTCTCCAGGGTGCCGGTAAGACGACAACGGCTGCAAAACTCGCGGGAAAACTCAAGGCGAAGGGACACAGACCGCTGCTCGCGGCCTGCGACGTGTACCGACCGGCGGCAATCGAACAGCTGCGCGTGAACGGCGAGAAGGTGGGCATCCCGGTCTTTTCGATGGGAAGCGGCGCGGACCCAGTTAACATTGCCCGCGCGGCCTTTGAGAAGGCGCGTCAGGACCACAACGACATTCTGATTGTCGATACCGCGGGTCGCCTGCAGATCGACGAACAGATGATGGAGGAACTGCTTCGCATCAAGGAGGAGCTCCGTGCCGATTGGACCCTGCTCACAGTCGATGCGATGACAGGTCAGGAGGCCGTCAATGTCGCGAAGACCTTCGAGGAAAAAATCGGGGTCGACGGCGTGATTGTTACCAAGCTCGACGGCGATACGCGCGGCGGTGCGGCACTCTCTATCAAGGCAGTCACCGGAAAACCCATACTCTACGTCGGTATGGGCGAGAAACTTTCGGATCTCGAACAGTTCTATCCGGACCGCATGGCATCGCGCATCCTCGGCATGGGAGACATTCTCTCGCTGATCGAGAAGGCACAGGCGGAGGTAGATGAAGCCGAGGCTCGCCGTATGAGCGAAAAACTCAAGAAGGCGGAGTTTGACTTCAACGACTTCTTGGACCAGATGAAACAGGTCAAAAAGCTCGGCGGCATTGCGGGTATCATGGCGATGATGCCGACCGCGGGTGCCGGCATGCCGGAAATCGACGAGAGCCACATGGGACGGGTAGAGGCCATGATACTCTCCATGTCCAAAGAGGAGAGGGCAAACCCCTCGCTTTTGAATCCCTCGCGCAAGAACCGCATTGCGAAGGGCGCGGGCGTGGACATCACCGAGGTGAACCGCATGGTCAAGCAGTTCGAACAGATGCGGAAGATGATGAAACAGCTTCCGGGTATGATGAAGAGCAAGAACCGCGGCGGTCGCGGTGGACTCGGCGGGCTTTTCGGCAAGCTCGGCTTTTAA
- a CDS encoding KH domain-containing protein, translated as MKELVEVIAKALVDCPEEVRVSEEEREDAIVLKLSVAETDMGRVIGKGGRIAKSIRAVLRAASARQSKHIILDID; from the coding sequence ATGAAAGAGTTGGTGGAAGTCATCGCAAAGGCGCTGGTCGACTGCCCGGAAGAAGTGCGTGTTTCCGAAGAGGAGAGAGAAGATGCGATTGTCCTGAAGCTCTCCGTCGCGGAAACCGACATGGGACGGGTGATTGGCAAGGGAGGCCGGATCGCAAAGTCGATTCGCGCTGTCCTGAGAGCGGCTTCCGCTCGCCAGTCAAAGCACATCATTTTGGACATTGACTGA
- the rpsP gene encoding 30S ribosomal protein S16, with protein sequence MAVKMRLRRMGQKKAPFYRIIIADERSPRDGRFIAEIGLYDPTKEPSLIKFDEEEAKKWLKNGVQPTPRVAKLLKLSGITE encoded by the coding sequence ATGGCAGTTAAGATGAGACTTCGCAGAATGGGACAGAAGAAGGCACCGTTTTACCGCATTATCATCGCGGACGAGAGAAGCCCGCGTGACGGACGCTTCATCGCCGAGATCGGCCTCTACGATCCGACCAAGGAGCCAAGCCTGATCAAGTTTGATGAGGAAGAGGCAAAGAAGTGGCTGAAGAACGGCGTGCAGCCGACCCCGCGCGTCGCTAAGCTCCTGAAGCTCTCCGGCATCACGGAATAA
- a CDS encoding chloride channel protein: MNESAKTNAIYFVKWSIYAIVTGLTIGLVGMLFRKGVDFGIANWKQHPQFILLSPLSALLIVALQKSLHEEKNGGTNTVIDSVTEGKHITVQTAPLIFFSTVLSHLVGASVGREGAALMMGGSLGEALSKLFRMDEKDKRIAIMCGMSACFSAIFGTPLAAAVFPMEMISVGVMYYAALIPCLFASFIASHVSLHFGVAGEVFPITEVPDFHLPGAVTVILFSMLCALLAMGFSIILYRGHHYTAKRIPNPWLRALIGAFALIALTALNQRFFTGVLDFNGGGFGLIEKAFRGEAAWYSFLFKILFTCVCIFGSFKGGEIVPTLTIGACFGAAFAQLFHLPVQLYAGIGIAAFFVGMTNSPFSSMLLCFELFGFEGMPYYAFAIAVSFTLSGYYGLYTSQKFPYSKTEALFINRKGPRKLWEHPGDAAEEN; the protein is encoded by the coding sequence GTGAATGAATCTGCGAAAACCAATGCGATTTACTTTGTAAAATGGTCGATTTACGCGATTGTCACAGGTCTCACAATCGGCCTGGTCGGCATGTTGTTCCGGAAGGGCGTTGACTTCGGAATCGCAAATTGGAAACAGCACCCGCAGTTCATTCTCTTGTCGCCCCTCTCGGCTTTGCTCATCGTTGCCCTGCAAAAGAGCTTGCACGAGGAGAAAAACGGCGGAACCAATACCGTCATCGACTCCGTTACCGAGGGAAAACACATCACGGTGCAGACCGCACCGCTCATTTTCTTCTCGACCGTACTCTCGCATCTGGTCGGTGCCTCGGTGGGCAGAGAGGGCGCGGCACTCATGATGGGCGGCAGCCTCGGCGAGGCGCTCTCGAAGCTCTTCCGTATGGATGAGAAAGACAAGCGCATCGCAATCATGTGCGGTATGTCGGCTTGTTTTTCCGCCATCTTCGGAACGCCGCTTGCGGCGGCCGTTTTCCCCATGGAGATGATTTCGGTCGGCGTCATGTATTATGCCGCGTTGATTCCCTGCCTCTTTGCTTCTTTCATCGCTTCGCATGTCTCCCTGCACTTCGGTGTGGCGGGAGAAGTGTTCCCGATTACGGAGGTACCAGACTTTCACCTGCCGGGGGCCGTCACGGTGATTCTCTTTTCCATGCTCTGTGCGCTCCTCGCAATGGGGTTCAGTATTATCCTGTATCGCGGACACCACTATACCGCGAAGCGCATCCCGAATCCCTGGCTCAGGGCGTTGATCGGCGCGTTTGCGTTAATTGCGCTCACAGCCTTAAATCAGAGATTTTTTACCGGGGTGCTGGATTTTAACGGCGGCGGCTTCGGCCTCATTGAAAAGGCCTTTCGCGGCGAGGCGGCCTGGTACAGCTTTCTCTTCAAGATTCTCTTCACCTGTGTCTGTATTTTCGGAAGCTTTAAGGGAGGAGAGATTGTGCCGACTCTCACCATAGGTGCCTGCTTCGGTGCAGCCTTTGCGCAGCTCTTTCATCTGCCCGTGCAGCTCTACGCAGGGATAGGCATCGCAGCGTTTTTTGTCGGCATGACCAACAGTCCCTTCAGTTCCATGCTTCTCTGCTTTGAGCTCTTCGGCTTTGAAGGAATGCCCTATTATGCCTTTGCGATTGCGGTCAGCTTTACGCTCTCCGGTTACTACGGGCTCTATACGAGCCAGAAGTTCCCGTATTCCAAGACCGAGGCGCTCTTTATCAACCGCAAGGGGCCCAGAAAACTCTGGGAGCATCCCGGCGACGCCGCGGAAGAAAACTAA
- the rimM gene encoding ribosome maturation factor RimM (Essential for efficient processing of 16S rRNA) — MTDKFRIGVISSVHGIRGEAKVYVTSDEPERFRKLKYVHAQSPESAQHPGGARYIGKKTDRAVQLELSSVRFFKRMAICKFEGIDTPEEIRKYIGMELWVPREEGIALEEGEFYVADLIGLPVISDAGETLGTVKAIWPTGANEVVSVARKNGSELLLPYIKDCILEVNPKEGFLKVHLMEGLI, encoded by the coding sequence GTGACAGACAAGTTTAGAATCGGCGTCATCAGCTCTGTGCACGGCATACGCGGCGAGGCGAAGGTCTATGTGACCTCGGACGAGCCCGAACGCTTTCGCAAGCTGAAATATGTGCATGCGCAAAGTCCGGAGAGCGCCCAGCACCCAGGCGGTGCGCGCTACATCGGCAAGAAGACAGACCGGGCGGTTCAATTGGAACTCAGCTCGGTCCGTTTTTTTAAGCGCATGGCAATCTGTAAATTTGAAGGCATCGATACGCCGGAGGAAATCCGGAAGTACATCGGCATGGAACTCTGGGTTCCGCGGGAAGAAGGGATAGCGCTCGAAGAGGGCGAATTCTATGTCGCGGATTTGATCGGGCTCCCCGTCATCAGCGATGCGGGAGAGACGCTGGGAACCGTGAAGGCCATATGGCCGACCGGCGCAAACGAGGTTGTCTCGGTTGCACGGAAGAACGGCTCGGAGCTTCTGCTCCCCTACATCAAGGACTGCATCCTGGAAGTGAATCCGAAGGAGGGCTTCTTAAAGGTGCATCTCATGGAAGGGCTCATCTGA
- the ylxM gene encoding YlxM family DNA-binding protein — protein MGNESPEKFADRDLLFDFYAELLTEHQRHIFEAVAFLDCSLSEVAREAGISRQGVSDLVRRTEEQLYAYERKLHMAEKFRAEQRIARELLRLSEAESGEAVLPEIRKLANELMQLTAR, from the coding sequence ATGGGTAATGAAAGTCCGGAGAAGTTCGCAGACCGAGACCTTCTCTTTGATTTCTATGCGGAGCTCTTAACGGAGCACCAACGGCATATTTTTGAAGCGGTCGCGTTCCTCGACTGTTCTCTCAGCGAAGTGGCACGGGAGGCGGGCATCAGCCGCCAAGGCGTTTCGGACCTCGTGCGGCGCACCGAAGAGCAACTCTACGCCTATGAGAGAAAACTTCATATGGCGGAGAAATTTCGGGCGGAACAGCGGATTGCAAGGGAGCTTCTCCGTCTCAGCGAGGCGGAAAGCGGTGAAGCCGTGCTCCCGGAGATTCGGAAACTCGCAAACGAGCTCATGCAGCTCACAGCGCGCTAG